One region of Rhodospirillaceae bacterium genomic DNA includes:
- a CDS encoding LysR family transcriptional regulator: MDHSSANPLPPLDTLRAFEAAARGGSFSAAASALNITHGAVSRQVAKLEHWLGLKLFDRQARGVALTPEGQRLYLRTNEAFALIADTSDRWTESRGSAVVRLSTIPSVCGLWLMPRLKKFESGKPSLRVTLSADHRHVDLADDGIDLAIRCGRGAIPGRISLQLFEEYCFPIAAPQLADEIGRNGDAARLLEQPLIHDSDAAGWRAWFMAQQLDYKPRPHDRRFEDYNLVLDAAMNGLGVALARPPLAADLIKQGKLVMLDQRTALNPSSYWLDRPPGPVRDAAANLARRICAEAKVPADAIARFLTAER; encoded by the coding sequence ATGGATCACAGCTCAGCCAACCCTCTCCCGCCCTTGGACACGCTGCGTGCTTTCGAGGCGGCGGCGCGGGGCGGCAGCTTCTCGGCGGCCGCCAGCGCCCTCAACATCACCCATGGCGCGGTCAGTCGGCAGGTGGCGAAGCTCGAACATTGGCTGGGCCTCAAACTCTTCGACCGGCAGGCGCGTGGTGTCGCCCTGACGCCGGAAGGGCAGCGGCTGTATCTCCGCACCAATGAGGCCTTCGCGCTCATCGCCGACACCTCGGATCGCTGGACGGAATCGAGAGGGTCGGCGGTGGTGCGGCTGTCGACCATTCCCTCGGTCTGCGGCTTGTGGCTGATGCCGCGCCTCAAGAAATTCGAGAGCGGCAAGCCGAGCCTGCGCGTGACATTGAGCGCCGATCATCGCCATGTGGATCTGGCCGATGACGGGATCGACCTCGCCATCCGCTGCGGGCGCGGGGCCATTCCCGGTCGCATCTCGCTGCAGCTGTTCGAGGAATACTGCTTCCCGATCGCCGCGCCGCAACTGGCCGACGAGATCGGCAGAAATGGTGATGCGGCGCGCCTGCTCGAGCAGCCGCTCATCCATGATTCCGATGCGGCTGGCTGGCGCGCCTGGTTCATGGCGCAGCAGCTCGACTACAAGCCAAGGCCTCATGACCGCCGCTTCGAGGATTACAATCTGGTGCTGGATGCGGCGATGAACGGGCTGGGTGTAGCGCTTGCACGGCCACCGCTCGCCGCCGATCTCATTAAACAGGGGAAGCTCGTCATGCTCGACCAGCGCACGGCGCTCAACCCCTCCTCCTATTGGCTGGACCGCCCGCCGGGCCCGGTGCGCGACGCGGCAGCAAACCTCGCCCGCCGCATCTGCGCCGAGGCGAAGGTGCCGGCGGATGCGATTGCGCGCTTCCTCACAGCGGAGCGGTGA
- a CDS encoding glycine zipper 2TM domain-containing protein — MNMSAHIHAAGLDRKSLGRKLLAGVLVAGLALPLAACSANSYGGGKQNTGTVLGALGGAAAGAAIGGEDNWWWAAGLGALAGGVVGNQVGAYLDRQDQQTSYQTANRALNTVPDGQQATWSNPQNQTSGYTKPIETVKTATGQTCREFQTGVTAQGQTTAGTGTACRQLDGTWKIIR; from the coding sequence ATGAACATGTCTGCACACATTCACGCCGCCGGGCTTGACCGCAAGTCGCTGGGCCGCAAGTTGCTGGCGGGCGTCCTGGTGGCCGGCCTCGCGCTGCCGCTCGCCGCCTGCTCGGCCAATTCCTATGGCGGTGGCAAGCAGAACACCGGCACCGTGCTGGGCGCCCTGGGTGGGGCTGCGGCGGGTGCTGCCATCGGCGGCGAGGATAATTGGTGGTGGGCGGCGGGCCTTGGTGCCCTGGCCGGCGGTGTCGTCGGCAACCAGGTCGGCGCCTATCTCGACCGCCAGGATCAGCAGACCTCCTACCAGACCGCCAACCGCGCGCTCAACACCGTGCCGGACGGGCAGCAGGCCACCTGGTCCAATCCGCAGAACCAGACCAGCGGCTATACCAAGCCGATCGAGACGGTGAAGACCGCCACCGGCCAGACCTGCCGCGAGTTCCAGACCGGCGTCACCGCGCAGGGGCAGACCACCGCCGGCACCGGCACCGCCTGCCGCCAGCTCGATGGCACTTGGAAAATCATCCGCTAG
- the pdxH gene encoding pyridoxamine 5'-phosphate oxidase — MSDATADADLNPAARHPWGEPFAKFAAWLAEAEVSEPNDPNGMALATVGPDGMPSVRMVLLKDFDERGFVFYTNFESKKGTQILSNMKAAIVLHWKSLRRQIRVEGEVETVTDQEADDYYHSRPRSSQLGAWASIQSRPMQHRFDLEKRVAMFTAKHPLGTIPRPPHWSGFRIKPTYIEFWEDRPFRLHDRLIFKPAPDVAHGQGWVTEKLYP; from the coding sequence ATGAGTGATGCCACCGCCGACGCCGACCTCAACCCAGCAGCGCGCCATCCCTGGGGCGAACCGTTCGCAAAATTCGCGGCCTGGCTCGCGGAAGCTGAAGTCTCCGAACCCAACGACCCCAACGGCATGGCCCTGGCGACTGTCGGGCCCGACGGCATGCCCTCGGTGCGCATGGTGCTGCTCAAGGATTTCGACGAACGCGGCTTCGTCTTCTACACGAATTTCGAGAGCAAGAAGGGCACGCAGATCCTCTCCAACATGAAGGCCGCGATTGTGCTCCACTGGAAGTCGCTCCGCCGCCAGATCCGCGTCGAGGGCGAGGTCGAGACGGTGACCGACCAGGAGGCCGACGATTATTATCATTCGCGCCCGCGCAGCAGCCAGCTGGGCGCCTGGGCCTCGATCCAGTCGCGGCCGATGCAGCATCGTTTCGATCTCGAAAAGCGCGTGGCGATGTTCACGGCCAAGCACCCGCTCGGTACCATCCCGCGCCCGCCGCATTGGTCGGGCTTCCGCATCAAGCCGACCTATATCGAGTTCTGGGAAGACCGCCCGTTCCGCCTCCATGACCGGCTGATCTTCAAACCGGCGCCGGATGTGGCCCATGGCCAGGGTTGGGTGACGGAGAAACTGTATCCGTGA
- a CDS encoding cation diffusion facilitator family transporter: MTAPITREEAGRLMRLASNAAVAAALLMIGLKFYAYLATGSVSLLSTLFDSALDIAASLVNLLAVRHALMPADAEHRFGHGKAEPLAGLMQVAFILGSSLLLLMEVYDHFVHPKPVTRPGVGIAVMGLSIVITGALILLQRHVVARTGSVAIKADSAHYGSDFLVNFSVIAALLISWNFGLWWTDPLFGLLVALYIAYTAITIGRQSYDMLMDREMDEAERARIIDIVESHPQAVSLHDLRTRRAGQDMFIQFHLELPDTISLIEAHLISDAVEASLHEAFPSAEIIIHQDPHSVVERRQDLRARMDQTRPGRSALLDADAKRGV, encoded by the coding sequence ATGACCGCTCCCATCACCCGCGAGGAAGCCGGGCGGCTGATGCGGCTGGCCTCCAACGCCGCGGTGGCGGCGGCGCTCCTCATGATCGGCCTCAAATTCTATGCCTATCTCGCGACCGGGTCGGTGAGCCTGCTCTCGACCCTCTTTGATTCAGCGCTCGATATCGCGGCCTCACTGGTCAATCTGCTGGCGGTGCGCCATGCCTTGATGCCGGCCGATGCCGAGCATCGCTTCGGCCATGGCAAGGCGGAACCCTTGGCCGGGTTGATGCAGGTGGCCTTCATCCTCGGCTCCTCGCTGCTGCTGCTGATGGAGGTCTATGACCATTTCGTCCACCCCAAGCCGGTGACCAGGCCGGGCGTCGGCATCGCCGTCATGGGCCTGTCGATCGTCATCACCGGTGCGCTCATCCTGCTGCAGCGCCATGTGGTGGCGCGCACCGGCTCGGTTGCCATCAAGGCCGATTCCGCCCATTACGGCAGCGATTTCCTGGTCAATTTCAGCGTCATCGCGGCGCTGCTCATCTCCTGGAATTTCGGCCTGTGGTGGACCGATCCGCTGTTCGGTCTTCTCGTCGCCCTCTACATCGCCTACACCGCGATCACGATCGGCCGGCAGAGCTATGACATGCTGATGGACCGCGAGATGGACGAGGCGGAACGCGCGCGCATCATCGACATCGTGGAAAGCCACCCGCAGGCGGTGAGCCTCCACGACCTCCGCACCCGCCGCGCGGGGCAGGACATGTTCATCCAGTTCCATCTGGAACTCCCCGACACGATCTCCCTCATCGAAGCGCATCTCATCTCCGACGCGGTCGAAGCCAGCCTCCACGAAGCCTTCCCCAGCGCCGAGATCATCATCCACCAGGACCCGCATTCCGTGGTCGAGCGCCGGCAGGATCTGCGTGCCAGGATGGATCAGACCAGGCCCGGCCGGAGCGCGCTGCTGGATGCGGATGCGAAGCGGGGTGTGTGA
- a CDS encoding SDR family oxidoreductase, translating to MTSETRKTVILTGASRGIGHATVQRFSAEGWRIITCSRDAIPEECKRDPNWAHHITVDLAEPGDAPRFVAEALEVLGGAPVHALINNAAISPKTSFKERLGTLNGDVAAWREVYELNLFAPLQLAKGFATPLARGKGAIVNITSIAGHSIHPFAGAAYSTSKAALSALTREMAGEFAPLGVRVNAVAPGEIETAMIGPEYEALIPRIPMGRMGTPAEVAGVVFQLCGPDFAYVTGTEVFLTGGQHLL from the coding sequence ATGACGAGCGAGACCAGAAAGACCGTGATCCTGACCGGCGCCAGCCGCGGCATCGGCCATGCGACGGTGCAGCGTTTTTCCGCGGAAGGCTGGCGCATCATCACCTGCTCGCGCGATGCGATCCCCGAAGAATGCAAGCGCGACCCCAACTGGGCGCATCACATCACGGTCGACCTCGCCGAACCCGGCGACGCGCCTCGCTTTGTGGCCGAAGCCCTCGAGGTGCTGGGCGGCGCCCCGGTCCATGCCCTCATCAACAACGCCGCCATTTCGCCTAAGACCTCGTTCAAGGAGCGCCTCGGCACCTTGAACGGCGACGTCGCGGCCTGGCGCGAGGTTTATGAGCTCAACCTGTTTGCGCCGTTGCAGCTCGCCAAGGGCTTCGCGACACCGCTGGCGCGGGGCAAGGGCGCCATCGTCAACATCACCTCGATCGCGGGGCATTCGATCCACCCCTTCGCGGGTGCCGCCTATTCAACCTCGAAGGCAGCCCTCTCCGCGCTCACCCGCGAGATGGCGGGCGAGTTCGCGCCCTTGGGCGTCCGCGTGAATGCCGTGGCACCGGGCGAGATCGAGACCGCCATGATCGGCCCGGAATACGAAGCCCTCATCCCGCGCATCCCGATGGGCCGCATGGGCACACCCGCCGAAGTGGCCGGCGTCGTGTTCCAGCTCTGCGGGCCTGATTTTGCCTATGTGACGGGGACCGAGGTGTTTCTCACGGGCGGGCAGCACTTGCTGTGA